The Sphingobacterium bambusae genome includes a window with the following:
- a CDS encoding TetR/AcrR family transcriptional regulator, whose amino-acid sequence MSKVKRRIIDAAIELYNLHGVRKITTRHIAANLSISAGNLHYHFKHTEDIVKTIFNDLAGEYADLLHALEHQYEFNMTLLADFILVSFRIINRYRFIFLHFVEITIWIPDIKILYHDLAVKREKQVLNFLKRMSAQGSFRNDLSEHDWSIIVQQIYVISDFWLSSNEINKQLKGIEAEKSYMDVMLSVFKPYII is encoded by the coding sequence ATGTCAAAAGTAAAGAGAAGAATTATAGATGCTGCTATCGAGTTGTACAACTTACATGGCGTAAGGAAGATAACAACTAGGCATATTGCGGCTAATTTGTCTATCAGTGCTGGTAACCTACATTATCACTTTAAGCACACGGAAGATATTGTTAAAACTATTTTCAATGATTTGGCAGGCGAATACGCAGATTTATTGCATGCATTGGAGCACCAATATGAATTTAATATGACATTGTTAGCCGATTTCATATTAGTCTCTTTTCGTATAATTAATCGTTACAGATTTATCTTTCTGCACTTCGTAGAAATAACAATTTGGATTCCAGATATCAAAATTCTTTACCACGATCTGGCCGTTAAAAGGGAAAAACAAGTTCTAAATTTCTTGAAGAGGATGTCTGCGCAGGGTTCATTTAGGAACGATTTAAGTGAGCACGATTGGTCAATTATAGTTCAGCAAATCTACGTGATATCAGATTTTTGGCTATCAAGCAATGAAATTAATAAACAGTTAAAAGGTATTGAGGCAGAGAAAAGTTATATGGACGTCATGTTATCAGTCTTCAAGCCGTACATTATTTAA
- a CDS encoding RagB/SusD family nutrient uptake outer membrane protein: MKQIDQYPNDQLATETFFTNANDALLALNGCYGYLDGNQDNIYFEAMSDNAFAQYPWESAATEVSAGNITVNTDLGYGRRYEGIRRFNYFISQIENVQMSEELKKRYKAEVRFLRAYSYANLTTIFGPVPLIVDALENPQDAKIEPTAELQVVEFVLSELGDIVNDLPTSYSGGGGNEYGRITRSAALALRSRIALFYKNYNIASSSAKQVMDLNIHTLFEKDPSSGDLQEDYSDFVTFANDAEKQRFYRGLVSYTQQFWSINERNSEVILTRQYAVNINKTLATTKLFPAALNGWSSVTPTQSLVDAYGDRNGDPVTNLPTPAQRNTNYNNGAFGAAYLTEFKNRDTRLYASILFPGNSLFVDGKVQEFSWGKGGNNNSKTGYNFRKIADPNYIQEQNGDSDFQLLRYAEVLLTFAEAENELNGPSVAVYEAVNLVRSRAGMPDVDQARYGSKNTLRTLIQNERRIELAGEGQRFWDIRRLAIAAEVMKDIRDITNETTQARKWEPRYYYMPYPLTAMDRNPNLQTAQKEKGY, from the coding sequence ATGAAACAAATTGATCAGTATCCAAATGATCAGTTAGCGACTGAAACATTTTTTACGAATGCTAATGATGCGCTTTTGGCTCTTAATGGCTGTTATGGTTATTTGGATGGCAATCAAGATAATATCTATTTTGAAGCGATGTCAGATAATGCTTTTGCGCAATATCCTTGGGAGAGTGCTGCCACAGAGGTTTCTGCGGGAAATATTACTGTTAACACTGACTTAGGTTACGGTAGAAGATACGAGGGAATTCGACGATTTAACTATTTTATCTCCCAGATAGAGAATGTGCAAATGAGCGAAGAGCTTAAGAAAAGGTATAAAGCAGAAGTGCGTTTCTTAAGAGCTTATTCTTATGCTAATCTAACAACTATTTTCGGTCCAGTTCCTTTAATAGTGGATGCCCTTGAAAACCCTCAAGACGCAAAAATTGAACCAACGGCGGAACTACAGGTTGTAGAGTTTGTTTTAAGTGAGCTCGGAGATATTGTAAATGATTTACCTACAAGTTACAGCGGTGGTGGCGGAAATGAATACGGCAGGATTACTAGAAGTGCAGCATTGGCTCTACGATCGCGGATAGCTCTATTTTATAAAAATTATAACATTGCGTCAAGTTCAGCGAAGCAGGTAATGGATTTGAACATTCACACATTATTTGAAAAGGATCCGAGTAGCGGCGATCTTCAAGAAGATTATAGTGATTTCGTTACCTTTGCAAATGATGCGGAAAAGCAACGCTTTTATCGTGGACTGGTAAGTTATACCCAACAGTTTTGGTCTATAAATGAGCGAAATTCCGAAGTGATATTAACTAGACAGTATGCTGTTAATATCAATAAAACTTTAGCAACGACAAAATTGTTTCCTGCAGCATTAAATGGTTGGAGTTCAGTAACACCGACACAATCATTGGTTGATGCTTATGGCGATCGTAATGGTGATCCAGTTACAAATTTACCTACGCCAGCTCAGCGTAACACAAATTATAATAATGGAGCGTTTGGAGCTGCTTACTTGACAGAGTTCAAAAATCGAGACACCCGATTGTATGCTTCTATCTTATTTCCTGGTAATTCCTTGTTTGTTGATGGAAAGGTACAAGAGTTCTCTTGGGGGAAAGGTGGTAATAATAATTCAAAAACAGGATATAACTTTCGAAAAATTGCTGATCCAAATTACATCCAAGAACAAAATGGAGATAGCGATTTTCAGCTTTTACGTTATGCTGAGGTTTTGTTGACATTCGCTGAAGCAGAGAACGAATTGAACGGTCCCTCAGTTGCTGTTTACGAGGCCGTAAATCTAGTGAGAAGTAGAGCTGGAATGCCTGATGTTGATCAAGCGCGCTATGGAAGTAAAAACACATTACGAACGCTGATACAAAATGAACGCCGGATTGAGCTTGCTGGCGAGGGACAGAGATTCTGGGATATCCGCAGGTTGGCAATTGCAGCTGAGGTAATGAAAGACATTCGGGATATTACCAATGAAACTACCCAAGCGAGAAAATGGGAACCACGGTATTATTATATGCCATATCCATTAACTGCTATGGATAGAAATCCAAACTTGCAGACTGCGCAAAAGGAAAAGGGATATTAG
- a CDS encoding TetR/AcrR family transcriptional regulator — MNELKYKNKNRKVVDGPMRNKQRSKAKILTAVGAILRDQGHSSLTITNISKVMEMNAKLIYLYFGSVDELIKTYVDSKNYWNQLENNEQRVLSDNTCNSTRDIVMFKINNIIEFFSEHKDFLALLVWDLVGAPNVLKTFSCEKRKYFSTFFKNEVAGRDENCKLESLDILISSVITMSLYARNGRSWMGISLNEPSDRQRIIEKLWSIINYS; from the coding sequence ATGAATGAGTTAAAATATAAAAACAAAAATCGAAAAGTGGTCGATGGGCCGATGAGGAACAAACAAAGATCAAAAGCAAAGATATTAACTGCGGTAGGCGCAATTCTACGAGATCAAGGTCACTCATCATTGACTATTACAAATATTAGCAAAGTGATGGAAATGAATGCAAAGCTAATATATCTCTACTTCGGATCTGTTGACGAACTTATTAAAACATATGTTGATTCCAAGAATTACTGGAACCAATTAGAAAATAATGAACAGCGAGTTTTAAGTGACAACACGTGCAATTCCACGCGAGACATTGTAATGTTTAAGATTAATAACATAATCGAATTCTTTTCCGAGCATAAAGACTTTTTAGCGCTTTTGGTTTGGGATCTAGTTGGAGCGCCAAATGTTTTAAAGACATTCTCTTGTGAGAAGAGGAAATACTTTTCTACATTTTTTAAAAATGAAGTAGCGGGTCGAGATGAGAATTGCAAATTGGAATCTTTGGATATTTTAATATCAAGTGTGATTACTATGTCGCTGTATGCAAGAAATGGAAGGAGCTGGATGGGGATTTCTTTGAATGAGCCTAGTGATCGCCAAAGAATAATTGAAAAACTATGGTCAATTATTAATTATAGTTAG
- a CDS encoding IS3 family transposase, translating to MLEHEIRKAFKERKNRYGSLRITKALNEKRIKFSKARVDRIMKKIHLQSIVKNKFKVTTDSNHKFTAPENKLDSNFKTGNLGAIWVSDITYIRTKQGWLYLTTVIDMGDQKVIGWASSAIMKAIDTVIPAFSMVQKNRPTTQDLIFYSDKGIKYAYNEFRILLEINPLIIISMREREIAGTMKSQKAFLRQVKQNVYTAITL from the coding sequence ATGCTTGAGCATGAAATACGAAAAGCTTTCAAAGAGAGGAAAAATAGATATGGAAGCCTCAGGATTACAAAGGCTTTGAACGAAAAGAGGATTAAATTTTCTAAAGCCCGAGTAGACCGAATAATGAAAAAGATCCATTTACAAAGTATAGTGAAAAACAAATTCAAGGTGACTACCGATTCTAATCACAAATTTACTGCACCGGAAAATAAGCTGGATAGTAATTTCAAAACAGGGAACTTAGGAGCTATATGGGTATCCGATATCACGTATATTAGAACAAAACAAGGATGGTTATACCTGACAACGGTGATAGATATGGGTGATCAAAAAGTAATCGGCTGGGCTTCAAGCGCAATAATGAAGGCCATTGACACCGTAATTCCAGCATTTAGCATGGTGCAAAAAAACAGACCGACAACACAAGATCTGATATTTTACTCAGATAAAGGGATTAAGTATGCTTACAATGAATTCCGGATTTTATTGGAAATAAACCCGCTAATTATAATAAGCATGAGAGAAAGAGAAATTGCTGGAACAATGAAATCGCAGAAAGCTTTTTTAAGACAAGTAAAGCAGAATGTATATACCGCAATAACTTTGTAG
- a CDS encoding glycoside hydrolase family 95 protein — translation MKLLLFCFLTGVFLLRCETVYCQRDLKLWYDRPAKNWMTEALPIGNGELGAMFFGRIGHEQIQFNEKTLWTGSREIRGSYQNFGDIFLDFDIEEDVEDYQRELSLDSALGSVSFRKNGVAFKREFFVSRPDQIIAVRLKAIDRKGKISFNLRMKGAHGEKTFIRNNMMFISGKLDHLEYEAQLKIILESGSLKSTDTSLTVNQADAVTILLAAGTTFDIKSSGYLGRSKHSLNDLLSKRVEKAAKKSYDSLKERHVKDYSALYDRVSFDLNTPVPTIPTDELIKKHNQSKHLDMLYFQYGRYLMLSSSRGMDLPNNLQGIWNNDNDPPWQSDIHTNINIQMNYWPAEPANLSECHMPFLNYVFYESQKKDGSWQKIAKDLGHRGWAIHTQSNIFGHTDWNANRPANAWYCMHMWQHYQFTKDRNFLKIKAFPVMKTTCEYWFDRLVEGKDGKLVAPDEWSPEHGNWEDGIAYAQQLIYQLFNQTLAASKLVDADHVFVQELESKLSKLDNGVTVGDWGQIREWKAQPDVKGDDHRHLSHLMALYPGNQISYLDDEKFADAAKTSLISRGDQGTGWSRAWKIACWARLFDGDHAYKLLKAALTRSTMTSVSMDSDQGGVYDNLLDSHPPFQIDGNFGATAGIIEMLLQSQHNELHLLPALPKAWNSGSIKGIKAVGNYTVDVAWADGRLKSATVYAAASGVCVIRTSSPIACKGLDVAVKQHKGYYLNSFTAKKNKKYIFFTG, via the coding sequence ATGAAATTACTTTTATTTTGTTTTTTGACGGGCGTTTTCCTATTACGCTGTGAAACAGTTTATTGCCAAAGAGATCTGAAACTGTGGTACGATCGTCCTGCGAAGAATTGGATGACAGAAGCTCTCCCAATAGGAAATGGAGAATTAGGTGCGATGTTTTTCGGGCGCATAGGACACGAGCAGATCCAGTTTAATGAGAAAACGCTTTGGACAGGCAGTCGTGAGATACGAGGATCGTACCAAAATTTTGGTGATATTTTTTTAGATTTTGATATTGAAGAAGATGTAGAGGACTATCAACGTGAACTCTCATTGGACAGTGCGTTGGGATCTGTTTCTTTTAGAAAAAATGGCGTAGCATTTAAAAGGGAATTTTTTGTGAGTAGGCCGGATCAAATTATTGCGGTACGTCTAAAAGCTATAGATCGCAAAGGGAAGATATCATTTAACTTGCGAATGAAGGGTGCTCATGGAGAAAAAACTTTTATCCGTAATAATATGATGTTTATTTCCGGTAAATTGGATCATTTGGAATATGAAGCTCAACTAAAGATTATTCTAGAAAGTGGAAGTTTAAAATCCACAGATACTTCACTTACTGTAAACCAAGCTGATGCTGTAACGATCTTATTAGCAGCAGGTACTACATTTGACATAAAATCCTCAGGTTATCTCGGACGATCAAAGCATTCCTTGAATGACTTATTGTCTAAGCGTGTTGAGAAAGCTGCAAAAAAATCTTATGATTCTTTAAAAGAAAGGCATGTAAAAGATTATAGCGCATTATATGACCGCGTGTCCTTCGATCTAAATACCCCTGTTCCGACTATTCCAACAGATGAATTGATAAAAAAACATAATCAAAGTAAACACCTTGATATGCTTTATTTCCAATACGGAAGATATCTCATGTTAAGTTCGTCAAGAGGAATGGATCTACCAAATAATTTGCAGGGGATATGGAATAATGATAATGATCCACCATGGCAGTCAGATATACACACCAATATTAATATCCAGATGAATTATTGGCCTGCAGAGCCTGCAAATTTATCGGAGTGTCATATGCCGTTCTTAAATTACGTTTTTTATGAATCTCAAAAGAAGGATGGTTCCTGGCAAAAGATAGCAAAAGATCTTGGGCATAGGGGGTGGGCAATTCATACACAAAGTAATATATTTGGTCATACAGATTGGAACGCTAACCGCCCTGCAAATGCTTGGTACTGCATGCATATGTGGCAACACTATCAGTTCACCAAAGATCGCAACTTTTTAAAAATTAAAGCTTTTCCCGTAATGAAGACAACCTGTGAGTATTGGTTTGACAGACTGGTCGAAGGGAAAGATGGAAAGCTTGTCGCTCCTGATGAATGGTCACCAGAACACGGGAATTGGGAAGATGGGATTGCTTATGCACAACAGTTAATTTATCAGTTGTTTAATCAGACCTTAGCAGCTAGCAAGTTGGTAGATGCAGATCATGTTTTTGTTCAAGAACTTGAGAGTAAGCTTTCAAAACTTGATAACGGTGTAACTGTTGGTGATTGGGGACAAATTAGAGAATGGAAAGCTCAGCCTGATGTCAAAGGTGATGACCATAGACACTTGTCACATCTGATGGCTTTGTATCCTGGCAATCAAATCTCTTATTTGGATGACGAAAAATTTGCTGATGCAGCTAAAACATCATTGATTTCCCGAGGAGATCAAGGCACAGGGTGGAGTAGAGCGTGGAAAATTGCTTGTTGGGCTAGATTATTTGATGGTGATCATGCTTATAAACTGCTTAAAGCTGCGTTGACCAGATCTACTATGACCTCGGTAAGTATGGATAGTGATCAAGGTGGCGTATATGATAACTTATTGGATTCACATCCCCCTTTTCAGATTGACGGTAATTTTGGCGCTACTGCCGGCATCATAGAAATGCTGCTACAAAGTCAGCATAATGAATTACACCTATTGCCTGCTTTGCCGAAAGCTTGGAATAGTGGCTCGATTAAGGGTATTAAAGCCGTTGGTAATTATACTGTTGATGTGGCTTGGGCTGATGGGCGATTAAAGAGTGCTACGGTGTATGCTGCGGCTTCTGGAGTGTGCGTTATTCGTACGAGCAGCCCCATAGCTTGTAAGGGTTTGGATGTTGCCGTCAAGCAACATAAAGGATACTACTTAAATTCTTTCACTGCAAAAAAGAATAAGAAGTATATTTTCTTTACAGGATAA
- a CDS encoding glycoside hydrolase family protein — protein MKIKYLVVAPLIILYQVAFAQITERERPQIWSNLVSGARFMDRFLPMKGKVLSDGTWGAPQVKPRFVDNGIEDNIWSYWCGSIQKSDEGKYHMFVCGWLEASPKGHFEWPNSYLFDATSDNLEGPYKLNKMIGKGHNVEAFRLADGRYVLYVIGGRYVAEKIGGPWQYDKFEFDERDRKVVEDMSNLSFARREDGSYLMVNRGGGIWVSKDGLSKYGLLTEKSVYPAVDGEFEDPVIWKDHIQYHLIVNDWLGRIAYYLRSKDGVNWVVDPGEAYAPGIARHADGRSENWFKYERIKIYQDSIGRAIQANLAVVDVQKEEDFASDVHSSKQITIPLNPGLILTVLNNNPINKKTKEIRVKVHAEDGFDPNRDIDLSSLRFGASAEVNFGRGSILLGTQKEGSDLILIFDASGSGITNDEFAPKLIGKYADGKMLFGFARLPYVNYNAPILSARAPIITLEGDKWNSKINVENFGQVLSKKSDVKVIYKKDGVTLFSSWGVIQPISPYSHSEIILKSKGELLQGQEYEVTVSIVESNKIVSKFSFKSTIKD, from the coding sequence ATGAAGATTAAGTATTTAGTAGTCGCTCCTTTAATTATCTTGTATCAAGTAGCGTTTGCTCAGATAACGGAGCGTGAACGTCCGCAGATTTGGTCAAATTTGGTGTCTGGAGCACGTTTTATGGATCGTTTTCTACCGATGAAAGGAAAAGTTCTTTCGGACGGCACCTGGGGAGCTCCCCAGGTAAAGCCTCGTTTTGTTGACAATGGTATTGAAGATAATATCTGGTCTTATTGGTGCGGAAGCATTCAAAAATCGGATGAAGGAAAATACCATATGTTTGTGTGTGGTTGGCTAGAGGCTAGTCCAAAGGGTCATTTTGAATGGCCTAATTCTTACCTTTTTGACGCTACTTCAGACAATTTGGAAGGTCCTTACAAATTGAACAAAATGATTGGGAAGGGACATAACGTAGAAGCTTTTAGATTAGCAGACGGTAGGTATGTACTATATGTTATTGGTGGAAGATACGTAGCTGAAAAGATAGGAGGTCCTTGGCAGTACGATAAATTTGAGTTTGACGAACGAGATCGTAAAGTGGTGGAGGATATGTCTAATCTTTCATTTGCAAGGAGAGAAGACGGCTCATACCTAATGGTCAATAGGGGTGGTGGAATATGGGTTAGTAAAGACGGGTTATCGAAATATGGTTTATTAACAGAAAAGAGCGTTTATCCTGCTGTCGACGGAGAGTTTGAGGATCCGGTTATTTGGAAGGATCATATTCAGTACCATTTAATTGTTAATGATTGGCTCGGTCGTATTGCTTATTATCTAAGATCTAAAGATGGTGTTAACTGGGTTGTTGATCCCGGAGAGGCATACGCTCCAGGAATTGCTCGTCATGCGGATGGTCGATCTGAAAATTGGTTTAAATATGAGCGAATTAAAATTTACCAAGACAGTATTGGACGGGCTATTCAGGCTAATTTAGCTGTTGTCGATGTGCAGAAGGAGGAGGATTTTGCAAGTGATGTCCATAGTTCAAAACAAATCACTATTCCTTTAAATCCAGGTTTAATACTTACGGTATTAAATAACAATCCTATTAATAAAAAAACGAAAGAAATTCGCGTGAAAGTTCACGCTGAAGATGGTTTTGATCCTAACCGTGACATTGATTTATCATCTTTGCGATTTGGAGCATCCGCAGAGGTCAACTTCGGCAGAGGAAGTATTTTGCTAGGGACACAAAAAGAAGGTTCAGACCTTATACTTATATTTGACGCGAGTGGTTCGGGAATTACAAATGATGAATTTGCTCCAAAATTGATCGGAAAATATGCTGATGGAAAGATGTTGTTCGGATTTGCCCGATTGCCCTATGTAAATTATAACGCTCCTATTCTTTCTGCTCGTGCTCCCATAATCACTCTTGAGGGCGATAAGTGGAATTCAAAAATCAATGTCGAAAATTTCGGACAGGTACTGTCTAAGAAGTCGGATGTTAAGGTAATTTATAAAAAAGATGGTGTAACTTTATTTAGCTCCTGGGGCGTTATACAGCCGATTTCTCCTTATTCGCATTCCGAAATTATATTGAAAAGTAAAGGTGAGCTTTTGCAAGGACAAGAATACGAGGTGACGGTCTCTATAGTAGAAAGTAACAAGATCGTATCAAAATTTAGTTTCAAAAGTACAATTAAAGACTAG
- a CDS encoding glycoside hydrolase family 2 protein, whose product MLKLIRIPLVRSFSTVLLLMLIHTASLLAQEFSTINGKKRIKLNFNREWKFQLGDHIQALDFAFQDEDWDAVGLPHSFSMPYFMSPEFYVGYGWYRKTFDLPELYDNKKKFLEFEGVFQEAEIYLNGVLVGKHQGGYTGFNVDISSAAKRGKNILAVRVNNIWNPGLAPRAGEHVFSGGIYRDVYLVLTNSVHVDWNGTFILTPKVSSKSATVRIQTEVKNDQDKIAEVQTITQIKSPSGKIVKKISTTRQLKPREIALFDQTAANLSNPHLWTLENPHRYTAVTTLVVNGKVEDVYESKFGIRSIRWTSDKGFFLNDKHIYLLGANVHQDQAGWGDAVTNMGFVRDVQMMKDAGFNFIRGSHYPHDPAFVEACDSIGMFFWSESTFWGIGGSDNVPEGYWNTSAYPTVEKDRQSFENSNRQTLTDMIRIHRNSPSIIAWSMSNEPFFTAANTIEPTRNLLKDLVALSRKLDPSRPAAVGGAQRPLDANRIDIIGDIAGYNGDGGVIDIFQNPGIPSIVSEYGSTTADRPGDYEPGWGDLSKVEGKPIYPWRAGQAIWCGFDHGSIAGSRLGKMGIVDYFRIPKRAWYWYRHANKGIDPPEWPIHGVAAKLKIEASKLVVSSDGTEDIQLIVSVRDGDDNALNNCPPVKLEIVTGPARFPTGKNIIFEKDSDIRILDGQAAISARAYFSGESIIRATSPGLSPAEVKLTFLGENPYVDGISQITKDNSYKRFVRDRQETILQKFGVHNPTFASSANPSHLTGYAADNNEKTYWQSQEDDINPWWSVDTEKKLKIHSINLVFPEKDKYHFVVEVSNDNKTWVEIADFLTGEDFFDRKRIIVAGQVAALVRVRFTNFKKAKISEVEIVGEVVN is encoded by the coding sequence ATGTTAAAACTTATAAGAATACCACTAGTGAGAAGCTTTTCCACCGTGTTGCTTCTGATGCTAATTCACACGGCATCACTTTTGGCACAAGAATTTTCTACAATAAATGGTAAAAAGCGCATTAAGCTAAATTTTAACCGCGAATGGAAATTTCAATTGGGCGATCATATCCAAGCGCTAGATTTTGCATTTCAAGATGAAGATTGGGATGCGGTAGGTTTACCACATTCTTTTAGCATGCCATACTTTATGTCTCCAGAGTTTTATGTTGGGTATGGCTGGTACAGGAAGACTTTCGACTTACCAGAGCTATATGACAATAAAAAGAAATTCTTAGAGTTTGAAGGTGTATTCCAAGAAGCTGAAATCTACTTGAATGGAGTTCTAGTTGGGAAGCATCAGGGAGGATACACAGGCTTTAACGTAGATATCTCTTCTGCTGCAAAAAGAGGTAAGAATATCTTAGCGGTACGCGTAAATAATATTTGGAACCCGGGCTTAGCACCGAGGGCAGGGGAACATGTCTTTTCTGGAGGAATCTATAGAGATGTTTATCTCGTTTTGACGAATTCAGTGCACGTTGATTGGAATGGAACATTTATCTTGACGCCTAAAGTTAGCAGTAAGTCAGCAACTGTACGTATACAAACGGAAGTAAAGAACGATCAAGATAAAATTGCAGAAGTCCAAACGATAACGCAAATCAAGTCACCTAGTGGAAAGATTGTGAAGAAGATATCTACAACTAGGCAATTGAAACCGCGTGAAATTGCGCTATTCGATCAAACGGCAGCTAACCTATCAAACCCTCACCTATGGACTTTAGAAAATCCTCACCGCTATACTGCAGTGACGACATTGGTTGTCAATGGTAAGGTAGAAGATGTATATGAGAGTAAATTTGGAATTCGTTCGATTAGGTGGACATCTGATAAAGGATTTTTTTTAAACGATAAACATATATACCTACTCGGTGCCAACGTGCACCAAGATCAAGCTGGCTGGGGTGATGCGGTTACTAATATGGGATTTGTTCGTGATGTACAGATGATGAAAGATGCTGGTTTTAATTTTATCCGAGGCAGTCATTATCCCCATGATCCTGCTTTTGTGGAAGCATGTGATAGTATAGGTATGTTTTTCTGGTCGGAAAGTACTTTTTGGGGTATCGGCGGTAGCGACAATGTCCCGGAAGGGTATTGGAACACCAGCGCTTACCCCACTGTAGAAAAAGACAGACAGTCTTTTGAAAATAGCAATCGGCAAACGTTAACCGATATGATACGTATTCATCGCAATAGCCCATCGATCATTGCTTGGAGTATGTCTAATGAACCATTTTTTACAGCAGCTAATACAATTGAGCCTACGCGAAATCTTTTAAAAGATCTTGTAGCGTTGTCAAGAAAGCTTGATCCAAGTAGACCTGCTGCTGTGGGAGGGGCGCAGAGACCTTTAGATGCGAATCGCATAGATATAATTGGAGATATTGCTGGTTATAATGGGGATGGTGGCGTAATTGATATTTTTCAAAATCCTGGAATACCTTCAATCGTATCTGAATATGGAAGCACCACTGCCGACAGGCCTGGTGATTACGAACCTGGATGGGGAGATTTATCAAAAGTTGAAGGTAAGCCTATTTATCCTTGGCGGGCTGGACAAGCAATATGGTGCGGTTTTGACCACGGATCTATTGCTGGATCAAGATTGGGTAAAATGGGAATTGTTGATTATTTTAGAATACCTAAAAGAGCATGGTATTGGTATCGCCATGCTAATAAGGGGATTGATCCTCCAGAGTGGCCTATCCATGGAGTTGCTGCGAAGTTAAAAATAGAAGCCAGTAAACTAGTAGTTAGTTCAGATGGTACAGAAGATATTCAGCTAATAGTCAGTGTTCGAGATGGTGATGATAATGCTTTGAATAACTGCCCACCTGTAAAATTAGAAATTGTAACAGGGCCAGCACGATTTCCTACAGGTAAGAATATAATTTTCGAAAAGGATAGCGACATCCGTATTTTAGATGGACAAGCTGCAATATCCGCACGAGCATATTTTTCTGGTGAATCGATTATCCGTGCGACATCGCCGGGATTATCGCCAGCCGAAGTAAAGCTAACATTCTTAGGTGAAAATCCTTACGTGGATGGCATAAGCCAAATCACGAAAGATAATTCATATAAACGGTTTGTCAGAGATCGTCAAGAAACTATTTTGCAGAAATTTGGTGTCCATAATCCGACATTTGCAAGCTCAGCTAACCCCAGTCATCTTACAGGATATGCAGCTGATAATAATGAAAAAACATATTGGCAATCTCAAGAAGATGACATTAATCCTTGGTGGTCAGTAGATACAGAGAAAAAACTCAAGATACACTCTATAAATCTGGTGTTTCCAGAAAAGGATAAATACCATTTTGTAGTTGAGGTTTCTAATGATAATAAAACATGGGTAGAAATAGCTGACTTTTTAACGGGCGAGGATTTTTTTGATCGTAAACGAATAATTGTTGCTGGGCAAGTTGCTGCATTGGTTAGAGTTAGGTTTACAAATTTTAAAAAAGCAAAAATAAGCGAAGTAGAAATAGTAGGTGAGGTAGTAAATTAG